One stretch of Candidatus Palauibacter polyketidifaciens DNA includes these proteins:
- a CDS encoding Na+/H+ antiporter NhaC family protein codes for MRIRSDIFRHAGRWLVLPVLVLSASLPGAVFAQDGPSLNVEGPAVVLTNVPFSLTLHTEDGENARYRVRSASGRELAAGDLPIRSETSVSGLRAAEGALPLSVEMTSDGGSASASVDPPQFPGWVSLLPPIIAIALALIFRHVVVSLFFGIWLGGFFIAGLDPLAGLGRTMDTFIVPSLADTDNASILMFSALLSAMVGVISRSGGTRGIVEALRPLATTPRRAQLATFFAGVGIFFDDYANTLIVGNTFRPVTDKLKVSREKLAYLVDSTAAPVVTIAFVSTWVGFEISLIRDGLRIAAEQTADPALAGALASASPFTVFLSSIPYLFYPILALFMVAAVIASQRDFGPMHGAEVRARTGGGVFRPGSQLMVNSEETGLDAPEGVPLRWYNAAIPVLTVVLTVLFGLYFDGRGAVGPASLWDTFGAADPFKAILWGSLAGCLVAIGLAVTQRILTLSQALDGWLAGIRAMTMGFVILTLAWSLGEVTSQLATAPYLTQILEGNLAPELVPVITFVTAAIVSFCTGTSWATMTILLPLVVPLIVALGGATGFEAGGGELLVSSISSVLAGSIFGDHCSPISDTTVLSSMASACDHMDHVRTQLPYALVVAVAAMLFGHVGTSYGLSPWIAHLLGIGTVIVVLRFVGRPVPAGS; via the coding sequence ATGCGCATACGATCCGACATCTTCCGGCACGCCGGACGGTGGCTTGTGTTGCCGGTGCTCGTCCTGTCCGCCTCTCTCCCCGGCGCCGTCTTTGCGCAGGACGGCCCCTCGCTCAACGTGGAGGGGCCCGCCGTCGTCCTCACGAACGTTCCCTTCTCTCTCACACTCCACACGGAAGACGGGGAGAACGCCCGCTATCGCGTGAGATCCGCCTCGGGACGCGAACTCGCCGCCGGCGATCTGCCCATCCGCTCCGAGACCTCCGTCAGCGGGCTGCGGGCCGCGGAAGGGGCCCTCCCGCTCTCCGTGGAGATGACGTCGGATGGGGGGTCGGCGAGTGCAAGCGTGGATCCGCCGCAATTCCCGGGCTGGGTCAGCCTCCTTCCGCCGATCATCGCCATCGCCCTAGCGCTCATCTTCCGCCACGTCGTCGTGTCGCTCTTCTTCGGCATCTGGCTGGGCGGATTCTTCATCGCCGGCCTCGACCCGCTCGCCGGGCTGGGCCGCACCATGGACACGTTCATCGTCCCTTCCCTCGCCGACACGGACAACGCCTCGATCCTCATGTTCTCCGCGCTGCTGAGCGCGATGGTGGGGGTAATCTCGCGCTCCGGGGGCACGCGCGGGATCGTCGAAGCCCTGCGGCCGCTGGCCACCACGCCGCGCCGCGCGCAACTCGCCACCTTCTTCGCAGGCGTGGGCATCTTCTTCGACGACTACGCGAACACGCTCATCGTCGGGAACACGTTCCGCCCCGTCACGGACAAGCTGAAGGTCTCGCGGGAGAAGCTGGCCTATCTCGTGGATTCGACGGCCGCCCCCGTCGTCACGATCGCCTTCGTGTCGACGTGGGTCGGCTTCGAGATCTCGCTGATCCGCGACGGACTCCGGATTGCCGCCGAGCAGACCGCCGACCCCGCGCTGGCCGGGGCGCTCGCCTCCGCGAGCCCCTTCACGGTCTTCCTGAGCAGCATTCCGTACCTCTTCTATCCCATCCTCGCCCTGTTCATGGTCGCGGCGGTGATCGCCTCGCAGCGGGATTTCGGCCCCATGCACGGAGCGGAGGTGAGGGCACGCACCGGCGGCGGCGTCTTCCGGCCGGGGTCGCAGCTGATGGTGAACTCCGAGGAGACGGGACTCGATGCGCCGGAGGGCGTGCCCCTGCGCTGGTACAATGCGGCGATCCCCGTGCTGACGGTGGTCCTGACGGTCCTTTTCGGGCTGTATTTCGACGGCCGCGGTGCCGTGGGGCCGGCCTCGCTCTGGGACACGTTCGGCGCGGCGGACCCGTTCAAGGCGATCCTGTGGGGTTCGCTCGCCGGCTGCCTGGTCGCGATCGGGCTGGCAGTGACGCAGCGCATCCTGACGCTGAGCCAGGCGCTCGACGGCTGGCTCGCCGGCATCCGGGCGATGACGATGGGGTTCGTCATCCTCACCCTCGCGTGGTCGCTCGGCGAGGTTACGAGTCAGCTCGCGACGGCGCCGTACCTGACCCAGATCCTCGAAGGCAACCTCGCGCCGGAACTCGTCCCGGTCATCACTTTCGTGACGGCCGCGATCGTCAGCTTCTGCACCGGCACCTCGTGGGCCACGATGACCATCCTGCTCCCGCTCGTGGTCCCGCTTATCGTCGCCCTCGGCGGCGCCACGGGCTTCGAGGCCGGAGGCGGCGAGCTGCTCGTGAGTTCGATCAGTTCGGTCCTCGCCGGGTCGATCTTCGGGGACCACTGCTCGCCCATCTCCGACACGACCGTGCTCAGCTCGATGGCGTCGGCGTGCGACCACATGGACCACGTGCGAACGCAACTTCCCTACGCGCTCGTCGTCGCGGTGGCCGCGATGCTCTTCGGCCATGTGGGGACGTCTTACGGACTGTCGCCCTGGATCGCCCACCTGCTGGGGATCGGCACGGTCATCGTCGTGCTGCGCTTCGTCGGAAGGCCCGTTCCCGCGGGAAGCTGA
- a CDS encoding MerC family mercury resistance protein: protein MACAAVWCGVHCALTPFLVAAAPALALSEGVERAVWAGTFVLGAVMLALGPARRNAAVLLIFAGGTALWFASLAGWLEPLPETGTSTAGSLVLAGALFQGARICQAGAGACAVCDEEEPTDQRS from the coding sequence GTGGCGTGCGCCGCGGTCTGGTGCGGCGTGCACTGTGCGCTCACGCCGTTTCTCGTCGCGGCGGCACCCGCGCTTGCGCTCTCCGAGGGCGTCGAGCGAGCGGTTTGGGCCGGGACCTTCGTCCTCGGCGCGGTCATGCTCGCCCTGGGCCCGGCCCGCAGGAACGCGGCGGTGCTGCTCATCTTCGCGGGGGGGACCGCACTCTGGTTCGCCTCCCTCGCCGGTTGGCTCGAGCCGCTGCCCGAGACCGGGACGTCGACCGCCGGCAGCCTGGTCCTCGCAGGCGCGCTTTTTCAGGGCGCCCGCATCTGCCAGGCCGGCGCGGGCGCGTGCGCGGTATGTGACGAAGAGGAGCCCACGGATCAACGAAGCTGA
- a CDS encoding transcriptional repressor — MQRDTRQRRAIRDVFMSVARPLTADEVLEHGRRIVPSLGIATVYRNVKALVAEGWLSEVELPGGGLRYELAGGPHHHHFLCRTCDQVFDVHHCPDEIEEWAPESFEVESHELVLFGRCEECV; from the coding sequence ATGCAACGAGACACCCGTCAACGCAGGGCGATTCGGGACGTGTTCATGAGCGTCGCGCGCCCCCTCACGGCGGATGAGGTCCTCGAGCACGGCCGGCGGATCGTGCCGTCGCTCGGGATCGCGACCGTCTATCGGAACGTGAAGGCCCTCGTCGCCGAAGGGTGGCTGTCGGAAGTCGAGCTTCCGGGCGGTGGGCTTCGGTACGAGTTGGCCGGCGGGCCGCATCACCACCACTTCCTCTGCCGCACGTGCGATCAGGTGTTCGACGTGCACCACTGTCCGGATGAAATCGAAGAGTGGGCCCCCGAGAGCTTCGAGGTCGAAAGCCACGAGCTGGTCCTCTTCGGCCGCTGCGAGGAGTGCGTCTGA
- the tadA gene encoding tRNA adenosine(34) deaminase TadA, with translation MNRTWPAEHEAPMRRALELATLGGERGEVPVAALVLDAGGEIVAEAHNRTRADSDPTAHAEVLALRAAAARLGDWRLEGHTLYATLEPCAMCAGAAVLARVRTVVFGAADPKAGMCGSVENLVCDPRLNHRVELVPGVLAEESARLLRDFFRQRR, from the coding sequence GTGAACCGGACCTGGCCCGCGGAGCACGAGGCGCCGATGCGGCGGGCGCTGGAACTCGCGACGCTCGGCGGGGAGAGGGGGGAGGTGCCCGTCGCCGCGCTCGTCCTCGACGCGGGGGGCGAGATCGTGGCGGAGGCGCATAACCGGACTCGCGCGGACTCCGACCCTACGGCACACGCGGAGGTTCTGGCGTTGCGCGCCGCCGCCGCCCGCCTCGGCGACTGGCGGCTGGAGGGACACACCCTGTACGCCACCCTCGAACCGTGCGCGATGTGCGCCGGCGCCGCGGTCCTGGCCCGCGTCCGCACCGTCGTGTTCGGGGCCGCGGATCCCAAGGCGGGGATGTGTGGCTCGGTCGAGAACCTGGTCTGCGACCCGCGGCTGAACCATCGAGTGGAGCTCGTGCCCGGCGTGCTTGCCGAGGAATCCGCGCGTCTCCTGCGGGACTTCTTCCGCCAGCGGCGCTAG